The Natrinema sp. HArc-T2 genome has a segment encoding these proteins:
- a CDS encoding 30S ribosomal protein S24e — MDVDIISEEENPMLHRTDVTFELSHEDATPERLQVRDSLAAKLNKDADEVVIRKLDTKFGMRTTVGEAKVYDTADYARDVEQDHMLERNKIGAEEDADAEAEEA; from the coding sequence ATGGACGTCGACATCATCTCCGAAGAGGAGAACCCCATGTTGCATCGAACCGACGTGACCTTCGAACTGTCCCACGAGGACGCCACGCCCGAGCGGCTGCAGGTCCGAGACAGCCTCGCCGCGAAGCTGAACAAGGACGCCGACGAGGTCGTCATCCGCAAGCTCGACACCAAGTTCGGGATGCGCACGACCGTCGGCGAGGCGAAGGTCTACGACACCGCCGACTACGCCCGTGACGTCGAGCAAGACCACATGCTCGAGCGCAACAAGATCGGCGCCGAAGAAGACGCCGACGCTGAAGCGGAGGAGGCCTAA
- a CDS encoding DUF2270 domain-containing protein, translated as MDSESKDDADTNDAEHRDIGRGLLEAEMGPSSSLAHLYRGEIHRMKFWRERLDQTTYWAIVIMSAILTWTFSSRNNPHYVLLLGVAALTAFLIIEARRFRGYDIWRGRVRTLQKNVFAYGLDPSAGLEDPEWREKLSRDYRQPVIKISLEEAIAHRLRRIYLVLFTITLSAWVVRIAAFDMRPWPESAAVGDIPGLAVTAAVAVFYLLAVFIGLRNRTWQSEDELRTEAVGQDR; from the coding sequence ATGGACAGTGAGTCGAAAGACGATGCCGATACGAACGACGCCGAGCACCGCGATATCGGACGCGGCCTGCTGGAAGCGGAGATGGGGCCGAGCTCGAGTCTGGCCCACCTCTACCGGGGTGAGATCCACCGGATGAAGTTCTGGCGCGAGCGACTCGATCAGACGACCTACTGGGCGATCGTCATCATGAGCGCCATCCTGACGTGGACGTTCTCGAGCCGGAACAACCCCCACTACGTCCTCCTGCTGGGGGTCGCGGCGCTGACCGCGTTCCTGATCATCGAGGCACGTCGCTTCCGCGGCTACGATATCTGGCGCGGGCGCGTCCGAACGCTCCAGAAGAACGTCTTCGCGTACGGCCTCGATCCCTCGGCGGGTCTCGAGGATCCGGAGTGGCGCGAGAAGTTGAGCCGGGACTACAGACAGCCGGTCATCAAGATTTCCCTCGAGGAAGCGATCGCTCACCGCTTGCGCCGGATCTATCTGGTGTTGTTCACGATCACGCTGAGCGCGTGGGTCGTCCGCATCGCGGCGTTTGATATGCGGCCGTGGCCCGAAAGCGCTGCAGTCGGCGACATTCCGGGGCTGGCGGTCACCGCGGCGGTTGCCGTGTTCTATCTGCTCGCGGTGTTCATTGGGCTGCGCAATCGGACGTGGCAAAGCGAGGACGAGCTCCGTACGGAGGCAGTCGGGCAGGACCGCTGA
- a CDS encoding universal stress protein — protein sequence MYSQILFPTDGSEGSAVAFGHVLEIADTHGATVHVLHVADTTRDSVFRRQGEVVDTLEQEGETIVRDASDRARQRGIETVTEVRQGEPYSTVADYAASHDIDLTVMPTHGRQGLKRFLLGSTTERVIRQAETPVLTLRPDTDTIDYPYRNVLVPTDGSESAQDALAIGVDIASTEGAALHLLSVVATTTLGVDIQNEIQQTMLEESATQIIEDASAFATDAGVEPTAEAIEFGPSTPQTIRTYIDDHDIDLVVVGTHGRTGFDRYLLGSVTEHLVRTSPAPVLTVRGERTET from the coding sequence ATGTACTCTCAGATCCTGTTTCCGACTGACGGCAGCGAGGGGTCCGCGGTCGCGTTCGGCCACGTTCTCGAAATCGCCGACACCCACGGAGCGACAGTCCATGTCCTCCACGTGGCGGACACGACGCGAGATAGCGTCTTCCGACGGCAAGGCGAGGTCGTCGACACGCTCGAGCAGGAAGGTGAAACGATCGTTCGCGATGCTAGCGACCGCGCACGACAGCGTGGGATCGAGACGGTCACCGAGGTCCGACAGGGCGAACCCTACAGCACGGTCGCCGACTACGCGGCGTCACACGACATCGATCTCACCGTCATGCCAACCCACGGGCGACAGGGACTCAAGCGATTCCTCCTCGGCAGTACGACCGAGCGCGTTATCAGGCAGGCCGAGACGCCCGTGTTGACGCTTCGACCGGATACAGACACGATCGACTACCCGTACCGGAACGTACTCGTTCCGACGGACGGCAGCGAAAGCGCACAGGATGCACTCGCGATCGGGGTCGACATCGCGTCCACCGAGGGGGCAGCGCTGCATCTCCTGTCGGTCGTCGCGACCACGACGCTTGGCGTCGATATCCAAAACGAGATCCAGCAGACAATGCTCGAAGAGAGCGCGACACAGATCATAGAGGACGCATCGGCGTTTGCGACCGACGCCGGTGTCGAGCCGACCGCCGAAGCGATCGAGTTCGGCCCGTCGACCCCCCAGACGATCCGGACGTACATCGACGACCACGACATCGACCTCGTCGTCGTCGGCACACACGGTCGCACTGGCTTCGATCGGTACCTGCTTGGCAGTGTCACTGAACACCTCGTCCGAACGTCGCCGGCGCCGGTGCTGACGGTTCGCGGGGAGCGTACCGAGACGTAA
- a CDS encoding XTP/dITP diphosphatase, which produces MTIQFVTGNEGKVREARKYLEGLEPVEQIEYDYTEIQSDSLAEIAAHGAREAFEELGRDEPVLVDDAGLFVDALGGFPGPYSAYVEDTVGVERLWRLAKTEDNRRAKFRTVLAYADDTGTETFSGSVAGTLVAPRGEGGFGYDPIFEYNGQTMAEMSTEEKNAISHRGRALAAFAEWYADREA; this is translated from the coding sequence ATGACCATTCAATTTGTCACCGGCAACGAGGGGAAAGTCCGCGAGGCACGCAAGTATCTCGAGGGACTCGAGCCCGTCGAACAGATCGAGTACGACTACACCGAGATCCAAAGCGACTCGCTCGCAGAGATCGCAGCCCACGGAGCCCGCGAGGCGTTCGAGGAGCTGGGACGCGACGAGCCGGTGCTGGTCGACGACGCCGGCCTGTTCGTCGACGCGCTGGGTGGCTTCCCGGGGCCGTACTCGGCGTATGTTGAGGACACCGTCGGCGTCGAGCGGCTGTGGCGGCTTGCGAAGACTGAGGACAACCGCCGTGCGAAGTTCCGGACCGTCCTCGCGTACGCGGACGACACCGGGACGGAGACGTTTTCGGGCTCGGTCGCCGGCACGCTCGTTGCTCCCCGCGGCGAGGGCGGGTTCGGCTACGATCCGATCTTCGAGTACAACGGACAGACGATGGCCGAGATGAGCACCGAGGAGAAGAACGCGATTTCCCACCGCGGGCGCGCGCTCGCGGCGTTTGCGGAGTGGTACGCCGACCGCGAGGCGTGA
- a CDS encoding universal stress protein, translated as MYDTILVPTDGSDPANRAVEHALALAKQYDSNVDALYCVETYRYGEPALSSAEIVLNDLEDRGQALLDDLAARADNDGIEASTCLCHGRPWEEIRSRADAVDADLIVIGYQGQSHERGGKIGSTAERVVRSADRPVLTA; from the coding sequence ATGTACGATACGATCCTCGTTCCAACCGACGGCAGCGACCCGGCAAACCGCGCCGTCGAACACGCACTGGCGCTGGCCAAACAGTACGATTCGAACGTCGACGCCCTCTATTGCGTCGAGACCTACCGCTACGGCGAACCCGCACTCAGCAGCGCCGAAATCGTGCTCAACGATCTCGAGGACCGCGGCCAGGCACTGCTCGATGATCTCGCCGCTCGCGCCGACAACGACGGAATCGAGGCCTCGACGTGTCTCTGCCACGGTCGTCCCTGGGAGGAGATCCGCTCGCGGGCCGACGCCGTCGACGCGGACCTCATCGTGATCGGCTATCAGGGCCAGAGCCACGAGCGTGGCGGCAAGATCGGAAGCACCGCTGAACGCGTCGTCCGATCGGCAGACCGACCGGTGTTGACTGCCTGA
- a CDS encoding WD40/YVTN/BNR-like repeat-containing protein has translation MITVLVAVRDRLLVCTSDGLEPDGWTATSRLEDRDLECVGAHSSAPDRVFVGTRNGLIRTVDGGQSFDRRETQFVAADTANGRAIARTDAAATAREGDRVMAVTVSPHDPDVVYAGTEPSRLYRSRDGGDSWTHLEGLAALPSADEWSFPPRPQTHHVRTIAVDPFDPDRLAVGIEAGALVITSDGGETWHDRPPGSRRDNHTLVAHPDRKGRLYAAAGDGYAESDDGGDTWHHPQDGLAHRYCWSVVPDPGDPSRVMISSARGARTGHTPSRANSFVYRRTGEGESWERLEGRGMPTGEGVVRTVLATVGEPGVVVAVNNRGLFLTRDFGDSWTRIDVDWPTGLEGRTPRGLVVLPK, from the coding sequence ATGATAACCGTACTCGTGGCAGTTCGAGATCGGCTGCTCGTCTGTACGAGCGATGGACTCGAGCCGGACGGCTGGACGGCCACGTCGCGACTCGAGGACCGTGATCTCGAGTGTGTCGGTGCCCACTCGAGCGCGCCCGATCGGGTGTTCGTCGGCACCCGGAACGGACTGATCCGTACCGTCGACGGCGGGCAGTCGTTCGACCGCCGCGAGACGCAGTTCGTGGCCGCGGACACAGCGAACGGACGGGCGATTGCGCGGACCGACGCAGCAGCGACCGCCCGCGAGGGCGACCGCGTGATGGCCGTGACGGTCAGCCCACACGACCCGGACGTGGTCTACGCCGGCACCGAGCCAAGCCGACTCTACCGCTCGCGCGACGGCGGCGACTCCTGGACGCACCTCGAGGGACTGGCTGCGCTCCCCTCGGCAGACGAGTGGTCGTTCCCGCCGCGGCCACAAACCCACCACGTCCGCACGATCGCGGTCGATCCGTTCGATCCCGACCGGCTCGCCGTGGGGATCGAGGCTGGCGCACTCGTTATCACGTCCGACGGCGGCGAGACGTGGCACGACCGACCGCCGGGCTCGCGCCGGGACAATCACACCCTCGTGGCCCATCCCGACCGCAAGGGACGGCTCTATGCTGCGGCTGGCGATGGCTACGCCGAGAGCGACGACGGCGGCGACACGTGGCACCACCCACAGGACGGTCTCGCACACCGATATTGCTGGTCGGTCGTCCCCGATCCCGGTGATCCGAGCCGCGTCATGATCTCGAGTGCACGCGGTGCGAGGACGGGACACACCCCGAGCAGAGCAAACTCGTTCGTCTACCGGCGCACGGGTGAGGGAGAGTCGTGGGAACGGCTCGAGGGACGTGGTATGCCGACTGGCGAGGGCGTCGTCCGCACGGTGCTCGCGACGGTCGGCGAACCGGGCGTAGTCGTCGCGGTCAACAACCGCGGGCTGTTTCTGACGCGGGACTTCGGCGACTCGTGGACACGAATCGACGTCGACTGGCCGACGGGCCTGGAGGGACGGACGCCCCGCGGACTCGTCGTGCTACCGAAGTAA
- a CDS encoding DUF2267 domain-containing protein, whose amino-acid sequence MNFDEFTGQIQHRLELPGTGETVRAIRATLMTLGQRIPAGAAEDLAGSLPMEIRWYLTGAVSDHGQRFDWSEFVSRVSEIEETDPSSAAYHARVIIDLVETQVAPSDFEQLRNQLPEAQDDENWGKLFEVVDAGGWGEAEEAQTGGGPQPEPETTGADEPDG is encoded by the coding sequence ATGAACTTCGACGAGTTTACCGGCCAGATCCAGCACCGACTCGAACTACCGGGCACCGGCGAAACCGTGCGAGCGATTCGCGCGACGCTCATGACGCTGGGTCAGCGGATCCCAGCCGGCGCAGCCGAGGATCTCGCGGGGTCGCTCCCGATGGAGATCCGCTGGTACCTGACCGGTGCCGTCAGCGATCACGGCCAGCGCTTCGACTGGAGCGAGTTCGTCTCGCGAGTCAGCGAGATCGAGGAGACCGATCCGTCAAGTGCGGCCTACCATGCCCGTGTGATCATCGATCTCGTCGAGACACAAGTGGCGCCGTCCGATTTCGAGCAACTCCGGAATCAGCTCCCCGAAGCACAGGACGACGAGAACTGGGGCAAGCTGTTCGAGGTGGTCGACGCCGGCGGCTGGGGCGAGGCCGAGGAAGCCCAGACCGGTGGCGGGCCACAGCCAGAACCGGAGACGACCGGCGCAGACGAGCCGGACGGCTGA
- a CDS encoding amphi-Trp domain-containing protein produces MGELETEEQTTRSEVAAQLREVADQLDGGGDVTLELGGTTVVMTPSAPITFKLEGESDWSEGDTDAKQSLEFELVWWREAQTAADAALEIRE; encoded by the coding sequence ATGGGTGAACTCGAGACCGAGGAGCAGACGACCCGATCGGAGGTTGCAGCGCAGTTGCGCGAGGTGGCCGATCAACTCGACGGTGGCGGCGACGTGACCCTCGAGCTCGGTGGCACGACTGTCGTAATGACCCCGTCAGCGCCGATCACGTTCAAACTGGAAGGCGAGTCGGATTGGTCAGAGGGTGACACGGACGCAAAGCAGAGTCTGGAATTCGAACTCGTCTGGTGGCGTGAGGCACAGACCGCTGCCGACGCCGCACTGGAGATCCGCGAGTGA
- a CDS encoding universal stress protein, whose translation MYDTILVPTDGSDAANRATEHAVSLARTFDADLYGLYVVDTQRYGKRTLGTEDVLEELEERGHEVLAELEERADADQVQATTEVVDGRPSSEIIAYADEIDADLIVLGNRGLGGIGGMIGSNAERVVRYGDRPVITA comes from the coding sequence ATGTACGATACGATTCTCGTTCCGACCGACGGCAGCGATGCGGCGAACCGGGCGACCGAACACGCAGTGAGTCTCGCTCGCACATTCGACGCTGACCTGTACGGCCTCTACGTTGTTGATACGCAGCGATACGGCAAGCGGACACTCGGAACCGAAGACGTCCTCGAGGAACTCGAGGAACGCGGCCATGAAGTTCTCGCGGAACTCGAAGAGCGGGCCGACGCAGACCAGGTGCAGGCCACGACCGAGGTCGTCGACGGTCGCCCGTCGTCGGAGATCATTGCGTACGCGGACGAGATCGATGCCGACCTGATCGTCCTCGGCAACCGCGGACTCGGTGGGATCGGGGGGATGATCGGGAGCAACGCCGAACGCGTCGTTCGGTACGGGGACCGCCCGGTCATTACGGCCTGA
- a CDS encoding 30S ribosomal protein S27ae, with the protein MAHYDLYNDDGTTSGELCPRCGDVFLADHGDRKHCGKCGYTEWE; encoded by the coding sequence ATGGCGCACTACGATCTCTACAACGACGACGGCACCACCAGCGGCGAACTCTGCCCGCGCTGTGGCGACGTCTTCCTCGCCGACCACGGCGACCGCAAACACTGCGGGAAGTGCGGCTACACCGAGTGGGAATAA
- a CDS encoding DUF5808 domain-containing protein, giving the protein MADKPTSGEILGIPYNFERPSIGRMLSAYWQPGEGMLVEKPFGVGYTLNLANWRSWLVVLVAGGLLWQQEQGSSDDSEDRADEPVEVIVDETDD; this is encoded by the coding sequence ATGGCAGACAAGCCGACTTCCGGTGAGATTCTTGGGATCCCGTATAACTTCGAACGACCGAGCATCGGCCGCATGCTTTCGGCGTACTGGCAGCCCGGCGAAGGCATGCTCGTCGAGAAACCTTTTGGCGTCGGCTACACGCTCAATCTCGCCAACTGGCGCTCGTGGCTCGTCGTCCTCGTCGCCGGCGGCCTCCTCTGGCAACAGGAGCAAGGCTCGAGCGACGACAGTGAGGACCGAGCGGACGAGCCCGTCGAAGTCATCGTCGACGAGACCGACGACTGA
- a CDS encoding heme-binding protein, producing MRSIRRLLLALGGLLAAWIGWGVYVSRTTERVPAEALERFDGVEIRRYPRSVLVETTAPNNRTAFRRLFRYISGANARDEDVAMTTPVATQRESISMTAPVRTDADTGDVTMAFYLPATYTPETAPVPTDPTVRLVVEPERTVAVRRFSWYATTARVDRQRERLLEALSRRGIETRGQPVVLQYNDPWTPPFMRTNEVEVRIEESGDWARSNGGR from the coding sequence ATGCGATCGATACGGCGGCTCTTGCTCGCGCTCGGTGGCTTGCTCGCCGCGTGGATCGGGTGGGGTGTCTACGTCAGCCGAACGACCGAACGCGTCCCCGCGGAGGCGCTGGAGCGATTCGACGGCGTCGAAATTCGGCGGTATCCGCGGTCGGTGCTGGTCGAAACGACGGCGCCGAACAATCGAACGGCGTTCCGACGACTCTTTCGCTACATTTCGGGTGCGAACGCACGAGATGAAGACGTTGCGATGACCACGCCGGTGGCGACCCAGCGCGAGTCGATTTCGATGACCGCACCTGTCCGAACCGACGCCGACACCGGTGACGTGACGATGGCGTTCTACCTCCCTGCGACGTACACACCCGAGACTGCGCCGGTCCCGACCGATCCGACCGTTCGACTCGTGGTCGAACCCGAGCGCACGGTCGCTGTCCGGCGCTTCTCGTGGTATGCGACGACCGCCCGCGTCGACCGCCAGCGCGAGCGTCTGCTCGAGGCGCTTTCACGACGGGGAATCGAAACACGTGGCCAGCCAGTGGTGCTCCAGTACAACGATCCGTGGACGCCGCCGTTCATGCGGACCAACGAAGTCGAAGTCCGGATCGAGGAGTCCGGCGACTGGGCCCGATCTAACGGCGGACGCTGA
- a CDS encoding cupin domain-containing protein: protein METVSLTDVDRWMSPARNKRSLSNALGAEHLAVNHYILEPGDTFGFGYHRHADQEEIFYVLEGTATFETEEGDVTVGAAEAIRFAPGEWQLGRNETDDRVVALALGAPAEAGETDIRRQCPDCGERQLVRIESTDDRDALMAICEECGAETVRHS, encoded by the coding sequence ATGGAAACGGTTAGCCTCACCGACGTCGACCGATGGATGAGCCCAGCACGGAACAAACGCTCGCTCTCGAACGCACTCGGAGCCGAACACCTCGCAGTAAATCACTACATCCTCGAGCCGGGCGACACGTTCGGGTTCGGCTATCACCGCCACGCCGACCAGGAAGAGATCTTCTACGTGCTCGAGGGGACGGCAACGTTCGAGACGGAGGAGGGTGACGTGACCGTCGGCGCGGCGGAGGCGATCCGCTTTGCGCCCGGCGAATGGCAACTCGGTCGCAACGAGACTGACGACCGGGTCGTAGCGCTCGCACTTGGTGCACCCGCCGAGGCCGGTGAGACGGACATTCGTCGGCAGTGTCCCGACTGTGGCGAGCGCCAGCTGGTCCGTATCGAATCGACCGACGACCGCGACGCTCTCATGGCCATCTGTGAGGAATGCGGTGCGGAAACGGTGCGCCACTCCTGA
- a CDS encoding cyclic nucleotide-binding/CBS domain-containing protein has protein sequence MIDQIVGDVMTQSVRTIPPETTACDVATLFAEQDIGSAVVVDPETGEYSGIVTQSDIMQQVAAGADIESVRVATFLSTPLVTIDSTEDIHTAATLMKEHSIRRLPVTDDGDLVGVLTTTDLTHYLPRLKNTILRGRNDLTSQ, from the coding sequence ATGATTGACCAGATCGTCGGTGATGTGATGACACAGTCAGTTCGAACGATTCCGCCGGAGACGACGGCCTGTGATGTGGCGACACTGTTCGCGGAACAGGATATTGGATCGGCAGTCGTGGTCGATCCCGAGACAGGTGAGTACAGCGGTATCGTCACTCAGTCCGATATCATGCAACAGGTGGCAGCGGGGGCTGATATCGAATCCGTTCGCGTCGCTACGTTTCTGAGTACGCCACTCGTCACGATCGACAGCACAGAGGACATCCATACCGCGGCCACGCTGATGAAAGAGCACTCGATTCGGCGACTTCCGGTCACCGACGATGGCGACCTCGTCGGCGTCCTCACAACGACTGACCTCACACACTATCTGCCTCGCCTCAAGAACACGATCCTCCGTGGACGTAACGACCTGACCAGTCAGTGA
- a CDS encoding universal stress protein → MTFVVPFDGSELAEAALARAVEYGRALEEPVAAISVVPERKGYAREKDWIGPDEAFDVDAVIETLREQVESIAPDATFEYERIREFPPEQRLAGRIEQLAQQFDPTVVFLGSDNVGRVVTPLTSVGVHVAADDTYDVHIVRQTSPPRLAGLKPHPEFYPDSA, encoded by the coding sequence ATGACGTTCGTCGTCCCGTTCGACGGGTCAGAACTGGCCGAAGCAGCGCTTGCACGGGCCGTCGAGTACGGTCGTGCCCTCGAGGAGCCGGTCGCGGCCATCAGCGTCGTCCCGGAACGGAAAGGCTACGCACGCGAGAAGGATTGGATCGGTCCCGACGAGGCGTTCGACGTCGACGCGGTCATCGAGACCCTTCGCGAGCAGGTCGAATCGATCGCACCTGACGCCACGTTCGAGTACGAACGGATCCGCGAGTTCCCACCCGAGCAACGGCTGGCAGGTCGGATCGAGCAGTTGGCCCAGCAGTTCGATCCGACGGTCGTCTTCCTCGGCAGCGACAACGTCGGTCGTGTCGTGACGCCGCTGACGAGCGTCGGCGTCCACGTCGCCGCAGACGACACCTACGACGTCCACATCGTCCGCCAGACGTCGCCGCCACGACTCGCGGGCCTCAAGCCACACCCGGAGTTCTACCCCGACTCGGCGTAA
- a CDS encoding bifunctional N(6)-L-threonylcarbamoyladenine synthase/serine/threonine protein kinase: MSNSIRILGIEGTAWAASAALFDAEADEVVIETDAYQPDSGGIHPREASEHMHDAIPEVVERILEHARETHDGPASEPPVDVDERSSSGQQAAPVDAVAFSRGPGLGPCLRVVGTAARTLSQALEVPLVGVNHMVAHLEIGRHTSGFDSPVCLNASGANAHLLAYRNGRYRVLGETMDTGVGNSIDKFTRHVGWSHPGGPKVEEAAKDGEYVDLPYVVKGMDFSFSGIMSAAKQRYDDGVPVEDVCYSLQENIFGMLTEVAERALSLTGSDELVLGGGVGRNARLREMLAEMCAQRGADFHAPEPRFLGDNAGMIAVLGAKMYAAGDTLALEESRVDPNFRPDQVPVTWRTNEPELAVGRGDGTEGDHQVRGAEALVDIAPETGRVTKRRRAKTYRHPALDDRLRTERTTLEARLTSLARREGVPTPVLSDVDRTEARLELEYVGDRDLQAALSPDRVRDVGRHLARLHRAGFVHGDPTTRNVRVDGDRTYLIDFGLGYHTDHVEDYAMDLHVFDQSLVGTAADPEPLREAAREGYREVGEERVLERLHDVEGRGRYQSDAQ; the protein is encoded by the coding sequence GTGAGTAACTCCATCCGTATCCTCGGGATCGAAGGCACCGCCTGGGCCGCCAGCGCGGCACTGTTCGACGCCGAGGCCGACGAGGTCGTCATCGAAACCGACGCCTATCAGCCCGACAGCGGCGGCATTCACCCCCGCGAGGCGTCCGAACATATGCACGACGCCATCCCGGAGGTCGTCGAGCGGATCCTCGAGCACGCCCGCGAGACTCACGACGGCCCGGCATCGGAGCCGCCGGTCGACGTCGACGAGCGGAGCTCGTCGGGCCAACAGGCTGCGCCTGTTGACGCCGTCGCCTTCTCCCGTGGCCCCGGCCTCGGCCCCTGTCTGCGCGTCGTCGGCACCGCCGCCCGGACGCTGAGTCAAGCCCTCGAGGTGCCCCTGGTCGGCGTCAACCACATGGTCGCTCACCTCGAGATTGGCCGCCACACCTCGGGATTCGACTCGCCGGTCTGTCTCAACGCAAGCGGGGCGAACGCACACCTGTTGGCATACCGCAACGGTCGCTATCGCGTCCTCGGGGAGACGATGGACACCGGTGTCGGGAACTCGATCGACAAGTTCACCCGTCACGTCGGCTGGTCCCACCCCGGCGGGCCGAAGGTCGAAGAAGCGGCCAAAGACGGCGAGTACGTCGACCTCCCCTACGTCGTCAAGGGGATGGACTTTTCGTTTTCGGGGATCATGAGCGCTGCCAAGCAGCGATACGACGACGGCGTCCCGGTCGAGGACGTCTGTTACTCCTTACAGGAGAACATCTTCGGCATGCTGACCGAAGTCGCCGAACGTGCCCTGTCGCTGACCGGCAGCGACGAACTCGTCCTCGGTGGTGGCGTCGGGCGAAACGCCCGCCTGCGCGAGATGCTCGCCGAGATGTGTGCCCAGCGCGGAGCCGACTTCCACGCGCCCGAACCGCGATTCCTGGGTGACAACGCCGGGATGATCGCCGTGCTCGGGGCGAAAATGTACGCCGCGGGCGATACGCTGGCGCTCGAGGAGTCACGTGTCGACCCCAATTTCAGACCCGATCAGGTGCCGGTGACGTGGCGGACCAACGAACCCGAACTCGCAGTCGGTCGTGGTGACGGGACGGAAGGTGACCACCAGGTCCGCGGGGCCGAAGCACTGGTCGACATCGCGCCCGAGACCGGTCGCGTCACGAAGCGTCGTCGAGCCAAGACCTACCGCCACCCTGCCCTCGACGACCGGCTCCGCACGGAGCGAACGACCCTCGAGGCCCGCCTAACCAGCCTGGCTCGCCGCGAGGGCGTCCCGACGCCGGTGCTGTCGGACGTCGATCGGACCGAGGCGCGACTCGAACTCGAGTACGTCGGCGACCGCGACCTGCAGGCCGCGCTGTCGCCCGACCGGGTCCGCGATGTCGGTCGCCACCTCGCACGGCTCCACCGGGCGGGATTCGTCCACGGCGATCCGACGACGCGGAACGTCCGTGTCGACGGCGATCGAACCTACCTCATCGATTTCGGCCTCGGCTATCACACCGACCACGTCGAGGACTACGCGATGGATCTGCACGTCTTCGATCAGAGCCTCGTCGGCACCGCCGCCGACCCCGAGCCGCTCCGCGAGGCGGCCCGCGAGGGGTATCGCGAGGTCGGCGAGGAACGGGTGCTCGAGCGCCTCCACGATGTCGAGGGGCGTGGGCGGTATCAGTCGGACGCACAGTAG